The sequence TCTTTTACGAGAAAACTTGACTTAATATTTGTATTGCAAGGTACTTTGCAGCTGTATTTACATATCCAATATGATACCAAAGTTGATTTGACACTGTTTTTGTTGGTCATAAATGTTTCCCTGACCTAAATTCAacttcgtgtaagtcactaaagttggAAATCAACAACTCATTTTTGGAGACTCTTTAAATGACAGCTTTAAAGTTTATCATGAAACATGCAAAATCTAATAATAGTGCCTTGGTAGAGTGTCATTATGGAGTGTCATCATCATGAAATTAGTTAACTTTGAAATAAACCCACGAAAGCCTAAACTACATTACCCTCCAAAATAATCTCAAAGTATCTTCAGTTaagaaattatgaaaaaaattctATGTACCAATAACAGTATATCTGCTAAAATACATGTGTCTTGTTTCTTTGAGCTAACAATTAATCCTTACGTAATCTGTTGACGAGTAAAGAgtataaaatacaaaattaagatCTAACCTGCATCAGAAGGAGACGCAATGCATATTGGTTGTTTACTAGCACTGTAGTATGTCGATTTATCATTTGGACAGTTACAATTTCCACACAATGGACTGTTTATAAGTTGGTCACCTGTTGATAATCGCTCTATAATTATGCAATTTAAACTTTTCAACAAGAAAAGTTGAACAAACACAACTAAGTTTAAATCCATATGGTAATTTATAACTCTCAAATGAGTCAGAGTCTTCCTATGTGAGATTAACATACAGAACTCACTTTATTACACTTCTCAGCTCTTTGTCAATACCTTTTGATCATGTTTTAAAAgcatgttaaaagtttaaagatgtgaaaatataatgaacaCAACATGACGTCCCTTTGCATGTTTATGAATATCACTGCGAGTCATCTCTCAAATTGGGaacaattttgaataaatataaaagaGAAATGTTCTTACGGATAGTTTCCTTGTTATTAATACGTATGTATGCAAAGTCGTCAAGATCGGAATTTCCgacatctttattattataAGGTTTATACTTCCTTGATCAGTTTACTTTGTTAAAACAAATTTCATATAACTATACTACACTTCAATATTCTTAAATTGTTTGACTACTCAAAtccttttattttattgttcttatctcgtataaaacattttttcacctTCCTTTACATTACAGTATGAATAATTACAGTGGAACCTCCATAAAGCGGACACTTACAGGACCAAGAATTGTCTGCTGTAGAGTGGTGTCCGCTTTGGAGAGGTTGTGACTAAAAAGTTCCTAGATTTAGTTAAGGCTTGTTTTGCACTAAGCCTACTGAAAAAAAGAGTTGATAGAGGAGAGTATGGTATAGAAGCATCTTGTAAATATTATATATCTGGCCAAAGTCGTTAGTGGATAAAAGAAGTGACCACTTTTTTACAAGAACAATCGCTGGCTGTAAATAAGGATAAAACGtaattataaaaaagtattttttcttctttatggaGGTCATGCCTCCAGGACCCGAAAAAAAGTGTCCGTTTTATCGAATGTTCGCTTTATCTATTCTGTCTCTTTCTCGACAATATAGTAGACAAGAGCCGCCAGTGGCTTCTTTGGCCCCGAAGTCATCGAGAAAGCGTGGGTCTgacttaatttattttattattttattgcatTTTATTTAATACctgatacaataattataatCAAAGATTACAAGTCGTAAAATTCAACTAGGCTATTTTAATTATGAGCTCCCGCACGCTTTGTGATCCTTTCCGTTGATGAGACGACAAAGTTCTAGCGATGGCGGCGTGCTTAGTGGACGATCTAATGTATTGGTCGCCATTTTAAAGAAGGTTTGTAGGTCGTTTTTTGACCTTTTTGGGTTTTTTGTATTGTAAGTTTGTATAGTAAGATACAAATATTGTCACATTTTCAAGTCATGTATATATCTTAACCAAATAATTTTAAGATATTGTTTCAAATGTAGATTTTAAATGAGTATCCCAGAGAATAGCAGTAAATAGGACTATTCCTAACTAGTCTTATTTACTGCtattttttgctagtttctaTTTAGTTTGGTGCAAAATCTTTTTATCCTAgctaacattttttaattttatgttggAGTTGTTACACCTGAAATGCTGTATCGCTGATTTACTTGCACATAAGCGCTCAATCTGGCCTTCAACGCGTAATTACTGGTGCCTTAATTCGGCATTTCAATGCACCTTTATTTTAAATCTATTTCTGAGTACCTTAATTACTTTATGCTCAAAACGCAATAAAAACCGATGCGGGATAAATATATGATAAGATGATCTCCCGTGGTCAAGACTGGtctataaaaatttcaaaagtaatgatATGATAAGTTCAAAATAGTTGGACCGCAGCTTTATGAAATGATTTTGTGCTACCAGGTGGACACAAAATACTAATGCAGGAATATGTACGACAGGCAATAATCTGAGGACCGAGACCTTAGAAAATATTTATTCTCCATCGCTAATAATAGCGCACGCCCCCTTTTTGCTGAAGTCTTCATTATTTTCATGTTATTCACAGTTACTTCTAAAACAGGAACATAGAAGTAAGAATATCTTGCACCGATTGCACTAAATTCCAGTACGTTTTCAGGAAATTTGGAAtgcttttttctaaaaaaagtccCTCCACCCTTTTTCTGAAAGCAAATTTACTTCGTACTTGCTGGCTGTACAATGCAAGCGTtatgaatttcttttaaagcaaACTTAAGAAGGTAGTTCTAAACACAAAGCCAAACTAGCTGCATAAGGTATATAAATTTTACCGGTTGTTCTAGTAACTTGTTAGATAATGCGTAGCAgacattaatttatttttcttgtttttctactatttttcacaaccttgttcccagggaaTTATACCTTCCTGATGAATTTAATAGCGGAGAAAATACCCTGGCACAGGTTATTCCCATTATCGCTAATAACTTATGATAATTATGCccgaaaaaatgatttatgaaCGGTAATTGTCCtgtaaaatttatttctgacctgtgcgggagttttttttaaaataagaatgCAACAAATATGGTactcattttattttgtggagtgGATAAAAAGGTTAGCCAAAGTCTTGCATCACTTTAGGGAGGCTTATTCGAGACATTTGTTAGAAAAAGGTTACATTTTTTGGTTCTATATGATATAGCCAAATTTATCTAGATAGTTAAATTGACAACCATATTTTAGCTGTTTCTCTTTCCCTGCATAacttgtagctagctaactagtagTCAAATATATGGATGTTTTTTAATCATTGGGTACTCAACCCAATGATGAAAGTCAATGTTTGAGTCTATTTTAATAAAGATTTTGGTGACAAATCTTATGTGGCCTAATAAAATTATCCATTccatttcaaaaaacattttgttgctaAAAAGCATAAATATGTATGTAAACATAATGTACGGAGACATTTTGCAGATCCTTAGACGTCCTACGGGTGTCTAGGACGTCCTACaacctctaggacgtcctaaaaGTCTCTAGGGCGTCCTAAAagtctctaggacgtcctaaataACTCTAGGACGTCGTGCAgatctctaggacgtcctagaaGCCCGTAGGACGTCTTAGATATACTTAGGACGTCTTAGAAACCCTCAGGACGTCCTAGAACCTCGTAGGACGTCTTAGATATTCCTAGAACGTCCTAGAGAACCTGTAGGACGACGTACTAGAAGTTTGTAGGACGTCCTAGAAATTAGCAGGACGTTATAAAGAAACCGCAAAACTAGTGGTGCGATTTTTGGCAGATATGACGCTCCGTAATAATGAACTTATTTGATACTAACCAGGCTCATGGATTATACATTAAGTGTAGCACTAGAACGCAAACTGTATTGCGCTTTTCTGGTAGATCATTATTGCTTGTTCAATGATGAAAGGTCGCACAAATTTGTCACAGGAATTAAACCTGGGGAACCCAGCATTGTATGCTAAGTGTAGGACCTACAAATAAATTGGCATGTGCCCTTTTCTTTTCAACAAAAGTTTATGACAGTAATTtacaaaaatgcttttattcaTCATTCGGCACACGTAACTATCATGCTGGAATGTGAATAGTAGTGCATTATAATTTTGAGTGCAAATACTCAATATTTTATGGCATTTGATATCTTAATTAAGCAGATAAATAAGAGGctggtataaaaagaaaattgatttaaCCAATTGTCCTAAGTCCACATCcttttttcgtaaaaaaaacACACTAACTTAAGTAAAAAAGAGTTCTACTGACTTTAAATTTATCATGAAGTGTTTTTAAATCAATGTAAATGAATTAACATAAAGAGTAATTTTGTGTTAACTGTATATAGCTACTCTCTTGATTTCAGAATTTGAGCAATTTAAAAAAGGTCGATAGAGCtttgtaacaaaaatttaaatctagaccAAATAAGGACCAACAAGAATAACATTTTAGGCCAGCAATTGATTATGCTCCTCTGTAGCATTTTCAGAATTAATACCCTGTCTTGCAAAATTCCTAAAAATTAATCTGCAAAAAGGGTGTCTTTGTTGCAGTTTGATTAAGGGCAACCTTTGAACATTTTCATTCTAAAACTGACAGAATAGAAGCTTTAATACTCCATGTAATTTAGCACTACAACTAGATGCAACCTgtcctttgtttttattttaaaaatagggaAAATTGTTATACATATTGATGGAAACACTTGTGAGTTGCAGCTAAACTACCCAACTCTTCCGATCAAAATTGCAACGTGTTCTCAAACAAATCACCCACCTGATAAAATAATAGCCATGGAATAGCTATGTCGTTTATTAATATATGGTAAAGGAGCAGTCTCAGGATATAACTTAAGcacagctatagctagctacagctcATTAATTCTAACGGCAACAAACTTTCAGTACCTTTCCCAAATTAAAGGTCTGACAACAATATTAaacaactagtcgataaggcccgtggaaaaatccacttaggcaggataacagagaaaaacaaccgtcatttgaattttgatgacgtcagtagAGACATGccagaacacaaaatgttttttttcagaaatgtgtatgcctgttaccttcatcgtatagatcttgaaacgctgagcaagaaaatgtataagatcatgtacttttgataaacggttgcagagatattagggtttacaggttttttgatgacgccatctacccgtccattccgaaacggattcggggacccaggtttgggaaaatcacccaaattggtcctaggtgatccctagttacccacgcggtgaaaaatcattgacgtcaccacctcgtttctaagttatttggccttgaagtattaggtgcactgtaatggcttcattaatttaatataggatattgacgttaaagtagtgttattgacgtcgcgccgtcaagtcagaaaatttagcatattagacatgcatttttcggcaacatcaaaggaaaatgaacacatccactttgcctgtcacagacacacagacagacacacttagtcTATtgttatatagactagtcgataaggcccgtggaaaaatccacttaggcaggataacagagaaaaacaaccgtcatttaaattttgcagacatcagcagagacctgtgaaaacccaaaaaaaattttcagaaatatgtatacctgttgccttcatcgtatagatcttgaaacgctgatcaagaaaatgtataggatcgtgtacttttgacaaatggatgcagagatattagggtgtaaaagtttttgatgatgtcagtaacccgtccattccgaaacggattcggtgacccaggtttggaaaacttacccaaattggtctcaggtagtccctagttacccacgcaggagatgacgtcagttaattccacccgtttccaagttatttagccttaaatttaaaagtgcaatgcaatggcttcactaatcttaatatactttcctttgacgtcaatattgctttaacgttaaagtttgctaatttatggcgtattattatagagattaagcTGAGACGAAAAATGGAATAAAGTCAATAATAttatgaaaattttgttttcatttagaAAAAAGTTATAGGGGGCACAAGACCTTGTGGACGAGGTTGCATTTTCCAATATAATATGTAGTTCTAATGTATCGCAGTGTGTTTTTGCACTTGCTTCATTTGCATTTATCTCCTGACTTGCTTTTTCTTGCTTTTGAGGAGATGCTGTTTCATTATTGATTTTACAGTATTCGTTATTATTAATAACTTTTGAATGGTTATTCTTTGAGAATGCATTTACTTTCTACTCACTTTGGATcttattgttgttgttctttCTCCTCATACTCTATCAAACTACATCTTGACAATTGAAATCTGCTTGAGGTTAGGTAGTTTTATTGTttacattatttcaattttctgtGTTAGTTGAATCTCGAGCATTTATATTTCTTCATAAATTTTTATTGATGTCATATTGTCTGTTTTTGGGGTGCTTGTATCTTCCTCAGTAATGTCTTGAGTTGGAAATGGAGCAGGTAGTTCTCCcctgaagtaaaaaaaaagttataagtTATTCTCTTGAttcaaataaattattaaataacttTTCCGTCATAATAGAGATTTATGTCGTAATAAAGATTATGACTCACAACAAAACCGAAAAGTGTTGTTTCATTATTGTATCTTTTAAACACTTTGTTACCAAAAGTTACGTAAGTAACTGAAGCCTTTCTGAGAAAACTGAAATCAAAAGGATACCTGTCTAAGTATTTGTGGTCGTGAATAAAAAGGAAAAGACCTGCGTTCCATATGCAACACGGTCACTTTTTAGCATTAAATTACCAGGCATCAATTAAGAAAGttgatttttttctgcaaagttTGTTTTTGCTGAATTAACATCATTACTTATTTAAAAAcacattgtttttttctgtgttttaaATGTGTAGGCTAATTGCATAAAACAGTTCCTTAAAAAGCCATGCAATTTTATACACCACCACTTCTCAACATATCGACAAATTTATACATTCATCACTCACGTTTTGTTAATCGCTGCATATTCTGGTAACGTGTTCTGCTTTTTATCTGGaggtaaataataaatatttccaTTGCgtattgttttgatattatcATCTGTATCTTCCATTGTATGTAGTATTGATGTGTTATAATATGTCCTCGAACTGGCTTCATTTTTATCTAATCTGTTGAATATATCTGGCTCAGCATATGTTCGTTCGGGTTTTATAGGTGCTGACATATTTCTACTGTCTATTGTTTCTTTGTTACATGTTTTCTCATAGTGGGATGGTTTTGAACATACCTTTATACCcatgtcattttttatattcctaTGTTCATATATACCGTCATCCCTTTCGAAATTAGCAGTCTTTCCTGCTGCATTATTTCTATCTTTAGTCTCTTTACCTTCACGACGGTTTGACTCTTGTACTTCTGGAACGTTTATCCGTTCAGAAGATGTGCTATGTGTTATAAGCTCCGTAAGTTGTGAAGATGATAATGCGGCAAGTTTTTTCCTGTAGCGAAAAATACAGTTAACATTATATACAAGAAGTATAAACTAAGACTTTATATCTCTTTGGCTAAATGATTTATAGCTTGTTATGTATTTTAAAGGATGATTCGCACATTAAAAAGAGATAGTCCAAGAACATCAGGAAACTTTAGAAAATGTGCGTTCAATAAATAGCTAAAAGATTTCTGTtaagaaagattttttgattttcaaaaataactaataagaaaattataaaattttacctTATTTTGATAATCAAGGCCACAACAATAATCAATAAAACCACGGAAATTGCGCCTGCTGAGCACACTATGATAATAACAGTCGCCATAGCAGTGCCAAgcgtaaaatttttaactttattcgGCGTTTGTAATACCGCGCATTAAATTCAGTAGATAAATCGAATAACCAACAATTTAAATATATGTTTAGTTGTTTCGATTGCAGTGATCTTGCTTTAGGTTCCTCTTATTATAGAAAATGTAATTACACTTTTTATAATAGAATTATGATAAGTTAGTTGCTATGGATCTGAagttttaattagtttttcttATAGTTTTATTATTAGTTTTTGTAAGTCAATTGTAagtcaattaaaaaaatgtttttcctcgTACAATATGTGATCACCTGATTAACAATGCTTTTTTATTCTACTTTCCTTTCAGAATCCCTGTGTACTATGAGATGATACGAAAGTTTTTTAACCAACCGTTTTCCAAACTCTGTATTGTCTAAAACTCGGTAATTAAATtcataatattaataataagttTTTACATTAATTAACCTATAGGTGAAAGAAAACTTATTCTCCCACGGTATAATTAACTTCTCTAACGAAATTTATAAGAATCGGGAATGAAACTGTGGAAATGCGTGTAAACTCGACTAAAGGTGGTTTCCTATGAACTGAAGTGACGAATTTATTTCTACAATCACGTGTTATGTATATTTCAAGAAAGGCTAGTTTGTTTTTAACTTCTGTTTCTGAAGTGAGTGAAATACTAGGATGACACGTATTCAAGTATGCTTGGAAAAATGGTGAATGTGAAAGTgaggaaaacaaaacaaaaacttcaTCAACGTTTTTGTAGTAAATTTATCTAAGTCCTTCAGGACAATTCTCCAACCAAATCTTCTCACAATGACAAAGAAAACGTGAGAAGGGAACCCATAGGTATAACGTTTATTTGTGGGCACATGTTCttgttaaaaatgaaatatgAATCTTTAGTGGCTTATTGTAACAATGTATTGAAATCTAATTAGAAAGATAGTTAAATGAAGTACAATCATTAGAAATGAAACCAGTACAAATATCTATTTCTCGTCTAAAGGTATGTTGGTAAATAAGGAGTTTATATCTAGACTAGCCATGTAAATGTAATTGTATTTCGCTTAGGTTAAACAATAATGGTTAGTAAATTTATTAGATGTAGCTAATAGATGACAATAATGGAACGGAGAATTTATCTAGTTTGTACACTGGTGTACCTATAGCGGACAATATGGGTGTAAAAGGGGGACAGTTATCgatacaacttttaaaaattttacatagaCCATATCGTAACATCGAAACATCCCAAAGTTAGAATGAGCAATCACCTTTCAATTACACCAATAACAGCTAAGAAGAAATCGTTGTCATCGCAACAATCAATCGTCTTTAATAATGCAACAATTACTTACCCTCTCTAGAcgattttgacatttttgcTCACGACAGTAACCGCTTTGTACTCGAAGATAAAGTCAGTCTTATTTCTCTAATGTGATAATCCAGTATTTGATATTAATATTATATCAGCTCTCCGTTGGATATATTTAATTAGGGATTTTATATTAATTGTATAAAACAATTTGTGACATATGTATTTCGCTGTAAACTAGTAGTACAATACAGAAAACTTGATAATGGGGTAACTGTACACTCGAGATTATtagatcaaaattttttttgttttttttaaagtgattgGAACACCAACTTATTAAGGTTGCTAAGAGGGGTAGTTCTGTATGGCAGCAGAAAAAGAACGATCAGTGTGACTGCTTGATCAGACTTCAGGAAATTTATTATATTCAAACTTTATGGGCAAAACATAGACATATTTTTTGTCTTCTACCCTGAAAAAGAGTTTCATATATCAGATAGTCCCTGAAAAACACTCTCTATGTtgtatggctatgatacttaccgagtttcaatatttatctttaCACATCTGTGTGCCACATTTTGTGGTGCCATACATCTGAAAGGCTTTGATATttgctattactcgaaacttgaaacttacaacacaactttgtttcggattttacccgattTCAGGGCAACTTTTCAAACGAACTATAAAAAACCGGATTATATGTTAAGTGACTTTTAAAATATAGcattcagaaactttaaacagaatgtgaaAATACGCCCTacaactaaagtaattgaattttaattagattttgaacaaattttaaacCTTCGATGACGTCACAtgaaaagtgctgacataagaAAAAATGTATTGCTGccgttttgttccttttgtgacgtactataagtgtgtcaGGTTAGATTAAATTTCGACAAACCTATAAAAAGGTTATTAaagggggcggaatccgccccacCCCCACCCTCCCCTGGTCAAGATATGAATAGGATTAAAGGCTGTATTTCCCATTTAACCCACAAATATTATCGTTATTTTATCAGCGCGTGCTCACTTAGAAAAAATCTCGCTATTGCGGAACATGCAGTTGAATCGAAAGGAGCTATAGCACCATTATAAGGGTGGGGTATTTAGACCATTCCACCtctttttgaagaaagaagtAAACTATAAAATTTATTGTAATGAACTATATTAGTTGCTGCTGCAATCCGGACAAAGTCTGTTGTGAGCAAAGTGATATATGTACAGGGAGTTTATAAGCGATGATTTACATGATTATAATGCGCTGTCAATCCTTTTATAAACCATTTTGGAGTCAATAATAATAACACTAATAATAGTaacactaataataataataataacgtgTGTATGTAACgtagataaaaacaaacaaacaaacaaacaacagacAAAACTTGGTGCTATCTGGAGTCTAAACTGCAATCTAGAGATTGAGAAGATAATCG is a genomic window of Hydractinia symbiolongicarpus strain clone_291-10 chromosome 14, HSymV2.1, whole genome shotgun sequence containing:
- the LOC130625800 gene encoding uncharacterized protein LOC130625800 translates to MATVIIIVCSAGAISVVLLIIVVALIIKIRKKLAALSSSQLTELITHSTSSERINVPEVQESNRREGKETKDRNNAAGKTANFERDDGIYEHRNIKNDMGIKVCSKPSHYEKTCNKETIDSRNMSAPIKPERTYAEPDIFNRLDKNEASSRTYYNTSILHTMEDTDDNIKTIRNGNIYYLPPDKKQNTLPEYAAINKTGELPAPFPTQDITEEDTSTPKTDNMTSIKIYEEI